In bacterium, a single genomic region encodes these proteins:
- a CDS encoding acyl-CoA dehydrogenase family protein: MDFHLTDEQLQVEEMVRGLARKEFAPRAAQVDEESRYPAENHRLLAELGLLGMLYPASFGGSEAGPVSYAVALREVAGGCASTGVGMAVTNMTGEAIFRFGNDEQRKRYLPMLSGGKGAGAFALTEPGAGSDAGGLSTFAREDGDGFLLDGSKVFITNGEHACVTIVMALTQKSPRKISAFLVEPGTPGFSIGKRERKMGLKGSDTVSLSFEECRVPKSAMLGAPGEGLKIALSALDGGRIGIASQAIGIARSALSAATEYAKDRRQFGQAIGEFQAIQWKLADAATELDAAQLLAFRAACLKEKGVKYSKEASMAKLFATEAGNRACHAAVQVLGGYGYIREYPVERHLRDIRVTTIYEGTSEIQRLVISRALCR; encoded by the coding sequence ATGGATTTCCACCTGACCGACGAGCAGCTTCAGGTCGAGGAGATGGTGCGCGGCCTGGCGCGGAAGGAGTTCGCCCCGCGCGCCGCGCAGGTCGACGAGGAGAGCCGCTACCCGGCGGAGAACCACCGCCTCCTGGCGGAGCTCGGGCTGCTCGGAATGCTGTACCCGGCTTCCTTCGGCGGTTCGGAGGCGGGCCCTGTCTCCTACGCGGTCGCCCTGAGGGAAGTCGCGGGGGGATGCGCCTCGACGGGTGTCGGGATGGCGGTCACGAACATGACGGGAGAGGCGATCTTCCGGTTCGGCAACGACGAGCAGCGGAAGCGCTATCTTCCGATGCTGTCGGGGGGAAAGGGCGCCGGGGCGTTCGCCCTCACCGAACCCGGCGCCGGTTCCGACGCCGGCGGGCTTTCCACGTTCGCCCGGGAGGACGGCGACGGGTTCCTCCTCGACGGATCGAAGGTCTTCATCACGAACGGGGAGCATGCCTGCGTTACGATCGTCATGGCGTTGACGCAGAAGTCGCCGCGGAAGATCAGCGCCTTCCTCGTCGAGCCCGGGACCCCGGGCTTCTCCATCGGGAAGAGGGAGCGCAAGATGGGTCTCAAGGGGTCCGACACCGTATCTCTTTCCTTCGAGGAGTGCCGCGTGCCGAAATCGGCCATGCTGGGCGCTCCCGGGGAAGGGCTCAAGATCGCCCTCTCGGCGCTCGACGGGGGACGGATCGGGATCGCGTCGCAGGCGATCGGGATCGCGCGGTCGGCGCTGTCCGCGGCGACGGAGTACGCGAAGGATCGGCGCCAGTTCGGGCAGGCGATCGGCGAGTTCCAGGCGATCCAGTGGAAGCTCGCCGACGCGGCGACCGAGCTCGACGCCGCCCAGTTGCTCGCGTTCCGCGCCGCATGCCTGAAGGAAAAAGGCGTCAAGTATTCGAAAGAGGCGTCGATGGCCAAGCTCTTCGCCACGGAGGCGGGGAATCGCGCGTGTCACGCCGCGGTCCAGGTGCTCGGCGGGTACGGCTACATCCGGGAGTATCCTGTGGAGCGTCACCTGCGCGACATCCGGGTGACAACGATATACGAGGGGACCTCCGAGATCCAGCGGCTCGTGATCTCGCGGGCCCTTTGCCGGTAG
- the cobO gene encoding cob(I)yrinic acid a,c-diamide adenosyltransferase, with amino-acid sequence MIDGAIGKGYVQVYTGNGKGKTTASLGLAVRAAGHGLKTVIIQFMKGWIDYGELAGVGMLAPHVEIHQAGRDTFVNRKNPDPEDIRLAREGWKLAKEIISGRKADIVVLDEVNCAMDFGLLPVEEVLEVIKGKPDGMELVLTGRGAPPEIIEAADLVTEMREIRHYYAKGVDARVGVER; translated from the coding sequence ATGATCGACGGGGCGATCGGGAAAGGGTACGTGCAGGTCTACACGGGGAACGGGAAAGGGAAGACGACCGCCTCCCTCGGGCTCGCCGTCCGCGCCGCAGGCCACGGGCTGAAGACGGTCATCATCCAGTTCATGAAAGGGTGGATCGACTACGGCGAACTCGCGGGGGTCGGGATGCTCGCCCCCCACGTCGAGATCCACCAGGCGGGACGCGACACTTTCGTGAACCGGAAGAACCCCGATCCCGAGGATATCCGGCTCGCCCGGGAAGGGTGGAAACTGGCGAAGGAGATCATCTCGGGCCGAAAAGCGGATATCGTGGTTCTCGACGAGGTCAATTGCGCGATGGATTTCGGCCTCCTCCCGGTGGAGGAGGTCCTCGAGGTCATCAAGGGGAAGCCCGACGGGATGGAACTCGTCCTCACGGGCCGCGGTGCCCCGCCGGAAATCATCGAGGCGGCGGATCTCGTGACCGAGATGCGCGAGATCCGGCACTATTACGCGAAAGGCGTTGACGCCCGCGTGGGCGTAGAACGATAA
- a CDS encoding methylmalonyl-CoA mutase family protein gives MYDRKKLAGIAARRKKWQDEALSPSLRKSPPRLDRFSTVSDEEIDLLYTPDPLSNFDYEEDLGYPGQYPYTRGVQPTMYRGRLWTMRQFAGFGSAEDTNARFKFLLAQGQTGLSTAFHFPTLMGYDSDSPRARGEVGMCGVAIDSLKDMEILFDGIPLDQVTTSMTINGPAAMVFAMYLAVAERQGVPFHKVGGTIQNDILKEYIAQHAWIFPPEPSMRIITDILAYCSENVPRWNTISISGYHIREAGSTAVQELAFTIADGIAYVQAGIEAGIPVDKFAPRLSYFFNAHTDFFEEIAKYRAARRMWARIMRERFHAKDENSWKLRFHTQTAGCTLTAQQPMNNVVRVALQALSGVLGGTQSLHTNSMDETLALPTEQAVTVALRTQQIIAEESGVANTIDPLGGSFFVEQLTNDMEEKAMEYIRKIDEMGGMVAAIKQGYPQREVADAAFHFQRLVDAGKKRIVGLNAYRSPEDTPIPLLKIDDRVEKRQVARTKEVRRKRDAKKARACLSALKEGSLDRKVNLMPLLVDAAREYVTLGEMCDTLRETMGVYTDPAMF, from the coding sequence ATGTACGACAGGAAAAAGCTCGCGGGGATTGCGGCACGCCGGAAGAAGTGGCAGGACGAGGCGCTGTCGCCGAGCCTTCGGAAATCGCCTCCGCGTCTCGATCGGTTCTCCACCGTATCCGACGAGGAGATCGACCTCCTGTACACCCCCGATCCCCTTTCGAACTTCGATTACGAGGAGGACCTCGGGTACCCGGGACAGTACCCGTATACCCGGGGAGTGCAGCCCACGATGTACCGGGGCCGGCTGTGGACGATGCGCCAGTTCGCGGGGTTCGGGTCGGCGGAGGATACGAACGCACGGTTCAAGTTCCTCCTCGCGCAGGGCCAGACCGGGCTTTCCACCGCGTTCCACTTTCCGACGCTCATGGGATACGATTCCGACTCCCCCCGCGCGCGGGGCGAGGTCGGAATGTGCGGCGTCGCCATCGATTCGCTGAAGGACATGGAGATCCTTTTCGACGGGATCCCGCTGGACCAGGTCACGACGTCGATGACGATCAACGGCCCGGCGGCGATGGTCTTCGCCATGTACCTCGCGGTCGCGGAACGGCAGGGGGTCCCCTTCCACAAGGTCGGGGGCACGATCCAGAACGACATCCTCAAGGAGTACATCGCCCAGCATGCGTGGATCTTCCCGCCCGAACCGTCGATGCGGATCATCACCGACATCCTCGCCTACTGCTCCGAAAACGTCCCGCGGTGGAACACGATCAGCATCAGCGGGTACCACATCCGGGAAGCGGGTTCCACGGCGGTCCAGGAACTGGCCTTCACGATCGCCGACGGGATCGCCTATGTCCAGGCGGGGATCGAAGCCGGGATTCCCGTGGATAAATTCGCCCCGCGGCTGTCGTATTTTTTCAACGCCCATACGGATTTCTTCGAGGAGATCGCGAAGTACCGGGCGGCGCGCCGGATGTGGGCCCGCATCATGCGGGAGCGCTTCCACGCGAAGGACGAGAATTCGTGGAAGCTGCGGTTCCACACCCAGACGGCGGGGTGCACGCTCACCGCGCAGCAGCCGATGAACAACGTGGTCCGTGTCGCCCTCCAGGCGCTTTCGGGGGTCCTCGGGGGGACGCAGTCGCTCCACACCAACTCGATGGACGAAACGCTGGCGCTCCCCACGGAGCAGGCGGTGACCGTCGCGCTGCGGACCCAGCAGATCATCGCCGAGGAGTCGGGCGTCGCCAACACCATCGATCCGCTGGGCGGCTCCTTCTTCGTGGAGCAGTTGACGAACGACATGGAAGAGAAGGCGATGGAGTACATCCGGAAGATCGACGAGATGGGCGGGATGGTGGCCGCGATCAAGCAGGGATACCCCCAGCGGGAAGTGGCGGACGCGGCTTTCCATTTCCAGCGGCTGGTCGACGCGGGGAAGAAACGGATCGTCGGCCTCAACGCGTACCGGTCGCCGGAGGATACGCCGATCCCCCTGCTGAAGATCGACGATCGCGTCGAGAAGCGTCAGGTCGCGCGCACGAAGGAAGTCCGGCGCAAGCGGGACGCGAAAAAGGCGCGGGCGTGCCTGTCCGCGCTGAAGGAAGGATCCCTCGACCGGAAAGTGAACCTGATGCCCCTCCTGGTGGACGCGGCGCGCGAGTATGTCACGCTCGGCGAGATGTGCGACACCCTCCGGGAGACGATGGGCGTGTACACCGATCCGGCGATGTTCTGA
- a CDS encoding cobalamin B12-binding domain-containing protein, whose translation MATAKAKGAAGATPKKASRKIRILVGKPGLDGHDRGAKIIARALRDAGVEVIYTGLHQTPEMIVSAAAQEDVDGIGLSILSGAHNYLFPRIIQLLREKKMGDVVLFGGGIIPDADIPKLLKKGVDRVFTPGTPIQEIVDYVSTRVQPRK comes from the coding sequence ATGGCGACGGCAAAGGCAAAAGGCGCGGCGGGGGCGACCCCGAAGAAGGCTTCCCGGAAAATCCGCATCCTGGTCGGGAAACCGGGCCTCGACGGCCACGACCGGGGGGCGAAGATCATCGCACGCGCCCTGCGGGACGCCGGCGTGGAGGTCATCTACACGGGCCTGCACCAGACGCCCGAGATGATCGTGAGCGCGGCGGCGCAGGAGGACGTCGACGGGATCGGCCTGTCGATCCTCTCCGGGGCGCACAACTACCTTTTTCCCCGGATCATCCAGCTGCTTCGCGAAAAGAAAATGGGCGATGTCGTGCTCTTCGGCGGCGGGATCATCCCCGATGCGGACATCCCGAAACTGCTGAAGAAGGGGGTCGACCGGGTGTTCACTCCGGGGACCCCGATCCAGGAGATCGTCGACTACGTGAGCACGCGGGTCCAGCCGAGGAAATGA